A single genomic interval of Lucilia cuprina isolate Lc7/37 chromosome 2, ASM2204524v1, whole genome shotgun sequence harbors:
- the LOC111679120 gene encoding uncharacterized protein LOC111679120, with amino-acid sequence MGNVCSSGQSKKKDSISEKSDDSYNINKNDQQTDNVNDNSDQRKAPLADPENVPDITNNESAVIVKGNDLIDSRNGEKLSSANKKESSESATVTAPNTEPNTAQADVSDSKNTSTTYLSILQGKPLPGRKIERNKKIVIYILADNSPEYKKHKRVVYSLHKQLAKKCQSKGFEMFISDVHNVDAGNRVSNYSRLMEASRWTHSPLEAQGGHEEAANCLSEITRHTSSAYVIPILFLGSSLGIPMLPLTIESQDFTQVLTAANEDEKVLLEKWYIIDNCYQPMCHRLNTELCKNYSAAQDDELNLLLGVLLRLFSDDLKDSYMSTVVEQEVNNTVLMSQELAKRCIWIQTGPQYMKAPENATAYDHEVLRRMSKLYTELKSHLSEKNLIRILPTMNILDDELAVVIENLLEKSIASIFEEHVTKNNIPYNTNGVDHALLEEIELVGHYSKILAQNSPNFDIMNDIKRYIKDSTAHPLVVSGPSGCGKSVFISKIVENIHRWKPELNLVLRYANLGVRSSDLVSVLGSIASQMSILAHGHQIKMEHTIENYSKVIQDVIKSTKCFFVIIIDSVDDIMDGINLEWLPINLSNMCKIILTLTENNNEENPLIEKLIETGIPNRCFIKMKQFSERQWQDILSSGGGDFYAANGAIKMPQEWKMLHGKTPFHAKSLWWLAWLGHTSISMTDISEMLGKILQVMESKFSSDHSEIMMLILSLSEWGIRESDCIDIFHRISQIDAQVAFRVWSKFCWLMGPMLLTIRNIRIADKSFRNAILSRYKSKHAHVHQIIREYFDRQENYFTGLKEIVPIYNYQKFLKLPYHHFCNVMEDHLGLNKVEILFHCFYFTELQWMADKVHATGPAHLMSDVLISEKISGTSDQPYVHIRLLKDFLKKYMHELNYDGHQFFTLIKFYMKSRIREDPSLNDDQIIRSWLECTNELEIPFLDIINTNFGDELQTGKISYDVIVNLPHPGFFVASISTEREEICIWDVKSCSRVRILKGIPQPTAMCPFGTYNAAVLCRREIKVINLDDGKFKVALKGVMNQKMPYFGLHDQKHLVCLSRNRMYVNLMNLDSGDCVTTFKAGEDRFLNSLLVSGDGRILVCGDETQKPFPLLVWHLTQRKLLYDLRIPHHDFITSLSAITHEGSYVCVVAKELNEPTPNFIVVYDLQSGTLFKKWKPTCNTVSLAISQVNACVIAGLEDAKILIWDLVTGNCRSTLIGHNAPVTSLKIDPMGKVLMSTDKEGRDNALRLWELSTGKSLAVFKPPGQISACEVLPNCTYIIVALTNKTELLTLSLNNFAMDLTPDDSLYVLYGNQDNQNKVFQLNSEPN; translated from the exons ATGGGAAATGTTTGCAGTTCTGgccaaagcaaaaaaaaagacagCATATCTGAGAAGTCGGATGA ctcatataatataaataaaaacgatCAACAAACAGATAATGTTAACGATAACAGTGATCAAAGAAAGGCTCCGTTAGCCGACCCAGAAAATGTGCCTGATATAACAAATAATGAATCAGCAGTTATTGTAAAAGGGAATGACTTAATAGATAGTCGTAATGGTGAAAAATTGTCATCAGCAAATAAGAAAGAATCAAGTG AATCAGCAACAGTTACAGCACCCAACACGGAGCCGAATACTGCACAAGCTGATGTATCGGATTCGAAAAATACGTCTACAACGTATTTGTCCATATTGCAAGGGAAACCTTTACCCGGAAGAAAGATCGAAAGGAACAAAAAAATCGTAATCTATATACTGGCTGATAATAGTCCAGAGTATAAAAAACATAAGCGCGTAGTTTACAGTCTACACAAGCAGTTGGCAAAAAAATGTCAAAGCAAAGGATTTGAGATGTTTATCTCAGATGTTCACAATGTCGATGCAGGCAACAGAGTTAGTAACTATTCACGATTGATGGAAGCAAGTCGTTGGACTCATAGTCCATTGGAGGCACAGGGTGGTCATGAAGAGGCAGCTAATTGCCTTTCGGAAATTACACGACACACTTCGTCAGCATATGTGATTCCAATATTATTTCTTGGATCATCTCTCGGCATTCCAATGCTGCCATTGACAATTGAAAGTCAAGACTTTACACAAGTTCTGACAGCGGCCAATGAAGATGAGAAAGTTCTTTTGGAAAAATGGTACATTATCGACAATTGTTATCAGCCCATGTGTCACCGCTTAAATACTGaactttgtaaaaattattccgCTGCTCAAGATGACGAGCTGAATCTGTTGTTGGGTGTACTATTGAGACTTTTTTCGGATGATCTTAAAGATTCATACATGTCGACCGTTGTTGAACAGGAAGTCAACAATACTGTTCTTATGAGCCAGGAACTTGCAAAACGTTGTATATGGATACAGACCGGTCCACAATACATGAAAGCTCCAGAAAATGCCACTGCCTATGATCACGAGGTACTTAGACGTATGTCCAAACTTTATACAGAACTGAAGTCACACTTATCGGAGAAAAACTTAATTCGTATTTTGccaacaatgaatattttggaTGACGAACTAGCCGTCGTAATTGAAAATCTCTTAGAGAAATCAATTGCATCAATATTTGAAGAACACGTTACCAAAAATAATATCCCATATAATACGAATGGAGTAGATCATGCTCTTCTAGAAGAAATTGAATTAGTTGGACATTACTCAAAAATATTAGCTCAAAACTCACCAAATTTCGATATTATGAATGATATAAAAAG ATACATAAAAGACAGCACAGCTCATCCCTTAGTAGTTTCCGGGCCAAGCGGTTGTGgtaaaagtgtatttatatcaaaaattgttgaaaatatacATAGATGGAAGCCTGAACTAAATCTAGTGTTAAG ATATGCAAATCTTGGTGTTAGATCATCTGATCTGGTCTCCGTGTTGGGTTCAATTGCTTCTCAAATGTCGATTTTGGCCCACGGCCATCAAATTAAAATGGAACAT ACTATCGAAAACTACTCGAAAGTAATACAGGATGTTATCAAAagcacaaaatgtttttttgttattataatcgATTCAGTGGATGACATTATGGATGGAATTAATTTAGAGTGGCTTCCTATTAATTTGAGCAACatgtgtaaaataattttaaccttGACGGAGAATAACAATGAGGAAAATCCTTTGATTGAAAAACTCATTGAAACGGGAATTCCAAATAGGTGTTTCATCAAAATGAAGCAATTCAGTGAACGGCAGTGGCAGGATATTCTAAGCTCTGGCGGTGGTGATTTTTATGCAGCAAATGGGGCCATTAAAATGCCACAAGAATGGAAAATGTTACATGGTAAAACACCTTTTCATGCTAAATCTCTGTGGTGGTTAGCTTGGCTGGGCCATACATCTATTTCAATGACAGACATATCCGAAATGTTAGGCAAAATTTTGCAGGTTATGGAATCAAAATTTTCAAGCGACCATTCAGAAATAATGATGCTAATACTATCACTATCAGAATGGGGTATAAGAGAAAGCGATTGCATTGACATATTTCACAGAATAAGCCAAATTGATGCGCAGGTCGCATTTAGGGTTTGGTCGAAGTTTTGTTGGCTCATGGGTCCAATGCTACTAACAATAAGAAATATAAGAATTGCTGATAAATCATTTCGGAATGCTATTTTATCAAGGTATAAAAGTAAACACGCACATGTCCACCAAATTATACGAGAATATTTTGACAGACAAGAGAACTATTTCACGGGCTTGAAGGAAATAGTTCCTAT ATataattatcaaaaattcttaaagttGCCTTACCATCACTTCTGTAATGTAATGGAAGATCATTTAGGACTAAATAAAGTTGAAATACTATTCCACTGTTTTTACTTTACTGAATTACAATGGATGGCTGATAAAGTGCACGCTACTGGACCGGCACACCTAATGAGTGACGTATTGATATCTGAAAAAATATCTGGTACATCTGATCAGCCATATGTACATATTCGTTTGTTAAaagatttccttaaaaaatatatgcatgAACTGAACTACGATGGTCACCAGTTTTTCACGCTCATAAAATTCTACATGAAATCTCGCATTAGGGAAGATCCGTCATTGAATGATGATCAAATAATTCGGTCATGGCTGGAATGTACGAATGAATTGGAAATTCCATTCCTAGACataattaacacaaattttGGCGATGAACTTCAAACTGGAAAAATCAGTTACGACGTAATAGTTAACTTGCCTCATCCAGGATTTTTTGTCGCATCAATAAGCACAGAGAGAGAAGAAATTTGCATATGGGATGTTAAAAGTTGTTCGCGAGTTCGCATTCTTAAGGGTATTCCACAACCAACAGCCATGTGTCCATTCGGTACATATAACGCAGCTGTATTGTGCAGAAGAGAGATCAAAGTAATCAATTTGGATGATGGTAAATTTAag GTTGCTCTAAAAGGTGTTATGAATCAAAAAATGCCATATTTTGGATTGCACGATCAAAAACATTTGGTTTGTTTGTCACGTAATAGGATGTATGTTAATCTGATGAATTTAGATTCTGGAGATTGTGTTACTACATTCAAAGCCGGCGAAGATCGTTTTCTGAATTCTCTGCTAGTATCTGGAGATGGAAG gattCTTGTCTGTGGAGATGAAACACAAAAACCATTCCCTTTATTAGTATGGCACTTAACACAGCGAAAGTTGCTTTATGATCTGCGGATACCACATCATGACTTTATAACATCATTGTCCGCCATAACTCATGAAGGGTCTTACGTATGTGTGGTTGCAAAAGAATTAAATGAACCTacaccaaattttattgttgtatacGATTTGCAAAGTGGAACCCTATTTAAGAAATGGAAACCAACATGTAACACTGTGTCATTGGCAATCTCTCAAGTCAATGCATGTGTTATTGCTGGTCTAGAAGATGCAAAAATTCTAATTTGGGACTTGGTAACGGGGAACTGTCGATCTACGCTTATAGGACACAATGCTCCGGTCACAAGTCTTAAAATAGACCCCATGGGAAAAGTACTTATGTCGACAGATAAAGAAGGTCGCGATAATGCTTTACGTCTATGGGAACTTAGTACAG gaAAATCATTAGCTGTCTTCAAGCCTCCTGGACAAATTTCAGCGTGTGAAGTTCTACCAAATTGCACTTATATCATAGTAGCACTGACCAATAAAACTGAGCTTTTAACattatcattaaataatttcGCTATGGATTTAACTCCCGACGACAGTCTCTATGTCTTATATGGCAATCAGGATAATCAAAACAAAGTTTTCCAATTAAATTCTGAACCAAACTAA